Below is a genomic region from Primulina eburnea isolate SZY01 chromosome 9, ASM2296580v1, whole genome shotgun sequence.
TTAATATACAAGAGGAAATCCATTCCTTCGTAAAAGAAGATAGATAAATGGTTCTCTTAAGTGTTGATTCGGGACTTGAATAATAAGAGCGCTCAATTTATGATTAGATCATAAACATATTATTCATTAGAGAATCAATGGGACTTAAGGAAAAAGATATAATTAAAGAGGTTAAGCGAAAATTACCTAACTTTAATTATGAACTATTTATGGAGGATTGATTCACATGTAGTGACTATATCAATGGACTATTCATTTTTTGTTGAGTAATTTTATATCTATTTTTTCAAGAGTCCAATTCCAAGTTTATAGTGGAATAACTTtggaattaataaaattaatatatgtaaattaaagagtttaatttattattaattttattggagcTTGAAATTATAGGTCCATAGTTCCCCATGCCATCTCCGATTTACTTCGAACACTTAtgataaataattgatttatcaacttaaaatttttgaattttaagtCATTGCTCAATTTCAATTTGTTCTCATCTCAATCaattaattttgaattaattgtCAAACAATAATTTGTGATAGAGATCACAAAAGATATACATTCCAAATATGTAATTTTGAATTActaatatcatttattttctCATTGAGATATTTATTAGATAAATATTTGAGAAAATTTGTTAAGATGAGATCTTCTTCTCgtgatctatatatatatatatatatatatatatatatatatatatatatatatatgaatatgGAATGTTATATTtagatataataaaataaaagattttgtAGTGGAGGAGATATGATCTCCTCCACTCAATCACGTAAAGACTTCCCTCTTTTGAGGGAAGTGATATCAATTTAAAcaaaaagttatttttaatatcatatatagaatatatgattttttgggATGATAAATCTTAACAAATTGAGAGATATTATACACAATAATATATTTCTTGATTTTTCTCAATAGTTGAGATTTATAAATAGAGATATATTTAAGTGTACGTAAGACACAGAAAAAGGGAGCAATACAGCAATATACTAAAAAGTTTTTGGTGACGCCCACACGTCAGTTTGTTGGTTCGAGAGAGTAGGCGTGGAAGAACTACGGTGTCATAGCTCTCAGTATTCCAATCTCATTCGACAAAggtatattatatatcttgttgattatttattaaattaatatagaTATTGATCGTTCAACATTTGGTGATTAATGTTGTTTAATACGATTCGATCTATGCCAAGCTTccacaaatatattttttttaaaaatacggtTTGAGAAACCaacaattgatatcagagcgGTCAATACTCTAtactaatttaattttttatagagATTTGTTTTCTCTATGTTTCGGATACTTTCATGCCCTTTTACCTTGGTTGGTCTATGATTAGATAGTGTACTGCTTCGTAATATATTTTCCAGTAATCAGcatgattttttttcttcttcattctATCTGATTGTTACATTCATGTTGATGTATGGACTAATCaatgaatattatgaatttaattgttaaacttCAATAATTGTCatcattgatttatattttaaaatgtttaaaatttaatttaaatattaaatttcgaTCATGATTATCTGTGATGTTATCCTACAACAAATTGTGAATTTGTTTTACCTGTCTCGGTTCCTATGTCACGTGCATGATATATTTAATATGCATCTCAATTTGCTTTTCCAATCTCGGTTTCCTATGTCACGTacatgatatattttatatccaTGATGTTTGTTTTGATGTGTTCAAGGCATGtacatgtgattttttttttaatattattcttGTACTGCTTGTGGCTTGTGGTGCCCCTTTTGTAATGCTCACTATATGTACAATTTTAAATTGTTCACGGCGTgtgcatatttattttttttgtactgCTTGTGGTGTATATTTTGTGATGCACacgatatttataattttaaactgTTTAAAATTATAGGACTTGATAATTTAAAATGTTTAAATTGATCAAGAGTTTTATAGAATAAgagttattttataaattgaatattggtgatttaaaatgtttaaattcactatttattataaaataagagttattttataaatcaaatacaTTTTTGTAAAATAATGAGTGGGAGCGGGTAATATGACAATATTAACCTTTGGTCTTCACCGTTAGAACAACACCGTGAGTTTTTTGTAGCGCTTCGAGACGTTTTTATTATGTCCTCCCTACGGAGAGTGTCTACGTACTAATTACAATAGCAAGGTTGTTTTCCATGAGATAAgattttaaaatgtattttagtTTTGACCTACCTTACGGTGGCAATTACTAAATTAAGTTTTAAAATCTGATACGGTGGGTTACATTCATAAAGAAGTAATTAAATTAGTTAATTATCTTTTTGACtaaaatttataagaaattaaAAGATGCTAGAAATATGAGATATTTTAGATAGCATTTATTAATTGAGAAAGTCTTATTATAATTAGCATTTTTTTGACCTACCCTACGGCGGCATTTAATTGTGGTGATTATAATTCTTTAAGACTCAAGTAACATGTTTTGTGTATTATCATGTGCTTTTCTGCATTCTATTACTTtgtctttaaatttttttgtgatATTTATGCAACTGCACATTGAAAATATTTCTCACTTTTTTCAGAAAATATGTCAAATCCTATTCTACTTCTTCTTGCATCGCAAGTTTTGACTGgtgaaaatttttctaaatggaAAAGCAACATGAATATCCTCTTGATCAATGAAAGTTACCATTTTGTCCTCAAGGAGGATTGTCCTCCAGTGCCTCCAGCTAATGCTTCAAGGACTGTGTCACAAGCATATAACAATTGGATTGTTGCAAACAACAAGGCACGTTGCTACCTGTTAGCAGCAATGAATGAAGTGCTTAGAACTAAGCATGAAGCCTTTGAGACTGCTAAAGAGATTATGGAATCTCTACAACAAATGTTTGGACGTCCATCTGAACAAGCACGCTATGAAGCTGTGAAAGCAGTTATGAATTGCAAGATGAAGAACGGTTCTTCAGTTCGTGAGCATGTGTTGAAAATGATTAATCATTTCAATGATGCTGATATCAATGGTGCGAACATTGATGAAAAAACACAAGTTGGCATGATCCTAGAGACACTTTCTCCTGCTTTTCTCCAATTAGGACAAACTATGTTATGAATCATAGGGCATGTAATATGACAGAACTCCTAAATGAGCTGCAAAGTTATGAATCTCTGATAGATGATAACAATGGCAAGGCAAATGTTGCCGAAGCTAATGTGGCTGTGGGAAAAGCTTCTTCTTCTAAgaataaaaagaagaaaaatgtgGGAAAGTTTAAGGGCAAgaaaaagattcaaaagaaGAATTGGAAGGGTGCTGAACCCAAACCAAAAGGAAAATGTTTCCATTGCAACGTGGATGGCCATTGGAAAAGGAACTGTAAGAAGTACCTTGATGAGATGAAACAAAATAAGAAACAAGGTAAATTAGATTTACTAGTCATGGAAACATGCTTTGTTGAGAATGATTTCTCAAGCTGGATAATTGATTCAGGGGCGTCTAACCATGTTTGTGTTTCTTTGCAGATGCTGGAGTCGTCCAGGGATCTTGATGAGGGAGCTTTCATGATGAGAGTAGGCAATGGGGAAAGATTATCAGCGACGGCAGTTGGGACAGTGCGACTGTCATTTAAgaataataaatatttgattttgaacaatgtttattttattcctgGTTTCCAACGCAATTTGATTTCAGTTTCGAAGTTGCATGAACAATTTATTTATGTTTCTTTTGATATTGACTCTGTTTCAATTAATAAGAATGGTATGAATATTTGTTCTGGTTATGTTGAGAATGGTCTATTTTTTATTAAGCCAATTTCACATAATTTACTTCAAACTGAAATGTTCAAAGTCGCTGAACCAACCCCTAAGAGAAGAAAGATTTCtgatgaaaataatgatacATATTTGTGGCATTTAAGGCTTGGTCATATCAATGTAGAAAGGATAGAAAGACTAGTAAAGGATGGTCCTTTGAAAGAGTTAAAACTAAGTACTCTACCAGTCTGTGAATCCTGTCTtgaaggaaagatgaccaaaagaCAATTTTTGGCAAAAGGTAAAAGAGCTAAAACACCTCTAGATATTATACATTCCGATGTATGTGGACCTTTGAATGTCAAAGCAAGAAGAGGTTATGAATATTTCAACACTTTCATTGATGACTATTCAAGATATGGATATGCATATTTGATGCAAAGAAAGTCCGAAacttttgaaaagttcaaacaATTCCGtgctgaagtagaaaatcaacTTGGCAAATCAATCAAGACTCTTCGATCAGATCGAGGAGGAGAATACATGGATTATGAATTCAAGAACCACTTGATTGAAAATGGAATATTGTCACAGCTCACAGCACCTggaacaccacaacaaaatggTGTAGCCGAAAGAAGAAATCGAACTTTGCTCGACATGATGAGATCAATGTTAAGTTATTCTTCTCTGCCTAACTCATTTTGGGGTTATGCACTGGATACAGCAGTATACATTTTGAATATTGTTCCATCTAAGTCAATCCCTAAAACTCCCCTAGAGTTGTGGAATGGTCACAAACCTAGTTTGAGACACATCCGCATGTGGGGTGTCCTGCACACGTGTTAAAGGGAAAGACTGGAAAGTTGGAACCTCGTTCAGAAGTGTGTATTTTTGTAGGCTATCCCAAGGGGACAAGAGGAGGTCTGTTTTATAATGCTACTGAAAACAAAGTGTTTGTATCGACAAATGCTACTTTTCTTGAGCATAAATACATTGCAGATTTCAAACCCAGAAGTAAAGTAGTTCTGGAAGAGTTGTTGGCTGATGAGATTAGCCCCATACCAACAAAAGTTGTTGAACAAGAAAGAATGGAGACCAATACTCAAGGTCCAACACCCTCGCCTCCACGACGACATAGTGAAAGGGAAATAAGATTGCCTATTCGCTATCGTGAACTAGGTGAAGCACAAGTTGCAGTCACTGATGGAGGTGACGATGATCCATTGACATATAAGATGGCAATGGTTGATGTTGATCAAGAAAAATGGCAAGAAGCCATGAAACTCGAAATGGAGTCTATGTACTCGAATTCGGTCTGGATACTTGTAGATCAACCTGAAGGTATTAAGCCTATTGGtagcaaatggatctacaagaGAAAGAGAGGGCCCGATGGGAAAGTCGAGACTTTCAAGGCTAGATTAGTGGCAAAGGGTTTTACCCAAAAAGAAGGAGTAGACTATGAGGATACTTTCTCTCCAGTTGCCATGCTAAAATCTATTCGGATTCTCTTGTCCATTGCTGCTCATTATgattatgagatatggcaaatggacgTTAAGACGGCTTTCTTAAACGGTCATCTTGAGGAAACCATTTATATGGTACAACCAGAAGGTTTCGTAGTTAAAGGCCAAGAGCAGAAAGTCTGCCAGCAGCAAAGATCCATTTATGGACTTAAGCAAGCTTCTAGATCATGGAACATAAAATTTGATGAAGCTATAAAATCTTATGGTTTTCATCAAAATATGGGTGAACCTTGTGTATACAAGAAAATCGAAGGACAAAAGGTGGTCTTCTTAGTTctttatgtagatgatattttgctcattgggaatgatgtggAAATTTTATCTAGCATAAAGAATTGGCTAGCCAGCAAATTCCAAATGAAAGATTTGGGAGAAGCAAGTTACATTCTTGGAATTAAGATTATTCGAGATCGGAAAAATAAACTTGTGGCATTGTCTCAAGCATCATACATTGACAAGGTGCTTGTCAGATTTGCGATGCAAAACTCCAAGAAAGGAAACTTGCCTTCTAGACATGGAGTTCATATCTCAAAAGAGCAGTGTCCCAGAACACCGCAAGAAGAAGAGACAATGAGACGGGTTCCCTATGCATCAGCAGTTGGTAGTCTAATGTATGCAATGTTGTGTACAAGACCCGACATATGCTTTGCAGTGGCAGTGGTTAGCCGATATCAGTCAAATCCAGGATTTGATCATTGGGTTGCAGTGAAGCATATACTCAAATATCTGAGAAGGACTAGAAACTATATGCTAGTATATTCTGTTGGGGATTTGATTCCTATTGGATAT
It encodes:
- the LOC140840848 gene encoding uncharacterized protein, whose translation is MSNPILLLLASQVLTGENFSKWKSNMNILLINESYHFVLKEDCPPVPPANASRTVSQAYNNWIVANNKARCYLLAAMNEVLRTKHEAFETAKEIMESLQQMFGRPSEQARYEAVKAVMNCKMKNGSSVREHVLKMINHFNDADINGANIDEKTQVGMILETLSPAFLQLGQTML